From Pseudoalteromonas sp. R3, one genomic window encodes:
- a CDS encoding PepSY domain-containing protein, with protein sequence MQLPRCFATVLLCCLLGSHSAQATEKQDTISKKQAVKLATDQYSGKTLKISKQGDYYIVRILRDDGRIIDLKVHQVTGEVKKD encoded by the coding sequence ATGCAGTTGCCAAGATGTTTTGCTACAGTGCTACTCTGTTGTTTACTGGGATCACACTCTGCGCAGGCCACCGAGAAGCAAGACACAATAAGCAAAAAACAAGCTGTAAAACTTGCAACCGACCAGTATTCGGGCAAAACCCTCAAAATCTCCAAACAAGGAGACTACTACATTGTGCGGATCTTACGCGATGATGGTCGGATCATAGATTTAAAAGTTCACCAGGTTACGGGCGAAGTGAAGAAGGACTAA
- a CDS encoding ATP-binding protein, giving the protein MVNRAQISLKIRQGFILVFVLIVALPALFFSIGRAYYATLVDATEKTLEAHLYSLISEVDFVTMEMPNSILAPELNRLNSDTYALIYQQNALVWHSESAMNLTVTPDISQSKAGAAEFERVEYNQELYWQLSMTVILGNASHSQQAKFILLKKNSALVAQMAQFRNTLVNWMLVMGVMIAALMAFGFIWSARPLQRLDREIKAIEAGEIDKISGLYPVELNTIKADLNLLLDSQRRQKERYRASLSDLAHALKTPLAVLKSSPMAENDEAQEQLDRINAMIEHQLKRAASGASDTWKKQTQVEPVVNSILNAMTKVYHDKHINFSSECPPEAAFLGDKTDLMEILGNLIDNACKACNSQVDIEVKYNQSKGVRFIISDDGPGIPEQNRKTLLQRGTRLDTYESGHGVGMAIVSDLVSSYHGSIDIDYSQLGGAQFTIEFSYEQNQ; this is encoded by the coding sequence GTGGTAAATCGCGCTCAAATCTCTTTAAAAATAAGGCAAGGATTTATCCTTGTCTTTGTTTTAATCGTTGCCCTTCCCGCGCTATTTTTTTCGATAGGCCGTGCCTACTATGCCACTTTAGTAGACGCCACAGAAAAAACACTGGAAGCCCACCTCTACTCCCTGATCTCCGAAGTTGATTTTGTGACAATGGAGATGCCAAATAGCATTTTGGCACCTGAGCTGAACCGTCTTAATTCAGACACTTATGCACTTATTTATCAGCAAAACGCGCTGGTGTGGCACTCCGAATCAGCAATGAATTTAACCGTAACGCCGGACATATCGCAAAGTAAAGCAGGGGCTGCTGAATTCGAACGGGTTGAATACAACCAGGAACTTTATTGGCAACTGAGCATGACCGTCATTCTCGGTAATGCCAGCCACTCACAGCAAGCTAAGTTTATACTGTTAAAGAAAAACTCAGCTTTGGTCGCACAAATGGCACAGTTTCGTAATACCCTGGTCAACTGGATGCTGGTGATGGGCGTGATGATAGCCGCACTAATGGCATTTGGTTTTATCTGGAGTGCTCGCCCACTGCAAAGACTAGACAGGGAGATCAAAGCAATTGAAGCGGGTGAAATAGATAAAATCAGTGGCCTCTACCCAGTTGAGTTGAATACCATTAAGGCGGATCTCAATTTACTACTGGACTCGCAAAGACGCCAAAAAGAACGTTACCGAGCCTCGCTGAGCGACCTGGCACATGCGCTTAAGACCCCGTTGGCCGTGCTAAAATCTAGCCCGATGGCGGAAAATGATGAGGCGCAGGAACAGCTTGACCGCATCAATGCCATGATTGAACACCAGTTAAAACGGGCCGCATCTGGCGCCTCCGATACCTGGAAAAAGCAAACTCAGGTAGAGCCTGTGGTTAATTCCATTCTAAACGCCATGACTAAGGTTTACCATGATAAGCACATCAACTTTAGTTCTGAGTGCCCGCCAGAGGCGGCTTTTTTGGGTGATAAGACCGATCTAATGGAAATTTTAGGTAATTTGATCGACAATGCCTGTAAAGCCTGTAATTCACAGGTCGATATAGAAGTGAAATATAATCAAAGCAAAGGCGTACGCTTCATCATTAGCGACGATGGTCCCGGAATACCTGAACAAAACAGAAAGACCCTGTTACAACGTGGGACACGACTCGACACCTACGAAAGTGGCCATGGTGTGGGGATGGCCATTGTGTCTGACCTCGTCTCTTCCTACCATGGAAGCATAGACATTGATTACAGCCAGCTGGGCGGTGCTCAGTTTACAATAGAATTTAGTTATGAACAGAACCAATAA
- a CDS encoding HU family DNA-binding protein: MNKSELVAAMAAHSELTKKDTQAALGSLLKLITKRLSEGDQVQLNGMGTFTLSYHPAKPGRNPRTGEEIMIEGQNKVLFKPAKALKDALADK; the protein is encoded by the coding sequence ATGAATAAAAGTGAACTGGTTGCGGCCATGGCGGCACATAGCGAATTGACTAAGAAAGACACTCAGGCGGCACTGGGAAGCCTGTTAAAGCTTATCACTAAACGTCTGTCCGAAGGAGATCAAGTCCAGCTCAACGGAATGGGAACTTTTACTTTAAGTTATCATCCGGCTAAACCGGGCAGGAACCCAAGAACCGGTGAGGAAATCATGATTGAAGGGCAAAACAAAGTGCTGTTTAAGCCAGCCAAAGCATTAAAGGATGCCCTGGCTGACAAATAG
- a CDS encoding sodium-dependent transporter — protein MSANREHFSSRLGFILAAAGSAVGIGNLVGFPVSATKNGGGAFLLTYALFVIFICLPVMMAEMAMGRKAQKDPYGSYKSLTQGDKKWSLAGAIAVLTPFMIAVFYMVITVWIFGYLVQTVMGNLDLLANPGHFDAFVNQYSMFIYMVFVGIIVNLILIGGVKEGIEKAAKFMMPALFVLLLGLVMYVLTLDNAMEGVRYYLVPDFSKMNASVLNGALSQSFFSLSLGMGILITYASYISKKDDIVGSSKMVAITDSLVAFIAGLMVLPAIFSFNPDTDPAQLSDSSVSMIFVYLPKLLLALQSDIGYFGASAVAAVFFLLVFFAAITSLVSIIEVPTAALMEEKDISRKKALGLLALTTGGLTVLCTMSFGMVGWLTDFVNYGGASQSMFALISDVFYETILPFNGLLVCLFVMYRWKKHNLSEELAQGSPNYKGSLMEKYVNFSLSTFIPVILLLIFVNTVTTKFFSFSLFGF, from the coding sequence GTGAGCGCAAATCGTGAGCACTTCAGCTCGCGGCTAGGATTTATTCTTGCCGCAGCAGGTTCCGCAGTAGGGATTGGTAACCTGGTTGGGTTTCCCGTGTCTGCAACAAAAAATGGGGGCGGTGCTTTTCTGCTAACTTATGCCCTGTTTGTTATCTTTATTTGTTTGCCTGTGATGATGGCAGAGATGGCGATGGGTCGAAAGGCACAAAAAGACCCTTACGGTTCATACAAATCACTGACACAAGGTGATAAAAAGTGGTCTCTTGCGGGGGCGATTGCAGTATTAACGCCGTTTATGATCGCGGTGTTCTATATGGTGATCACGGTATGGATTTTCGGTTACCTGGTCCAGACGGTAATGGGTAATCTTGACCTGTTGGCAAATCCGGGTCATTTTGATGCATTTGTGAACCAGTACTCTATGTTCATCTACATGGTATTTGTTGGTATTATTGTTAACCTGATACTGATAGGTGGTGTAAAAGAAGGGATTGAAAAAGCAGCTAAGTTTATGATGCCAGCCCTTTTTGTTCTACTGCTGGGACTGGTGATGTACGTATTAACGCTGGATAATGCGATGGAAGGGGTGCGTTACTACCTAGTCCCTGACTTTTCCAAAATGAATGCCAGCGTGCTCAATGGTGCCTTATCTCAGTCATTCTTTTCACTGTCGCTGGGGATGGGTATCCTCATCACTTACGCGTCGTATATCTCCAAAAAAGATGACATTGTTGGCAGCTCCAAAATGGTTGCGATCACCGACTCTCTGGTTGCATTTATTGCGGGTCTGATGGTGTTACCAGCCATCTTTAGTTTCAACCCGGATACTGATCCCGCGCAGTTGAGCGATTCATCAGTTTCAATGATTTTTGTCTATCTACCAAAGCTGCTACTGGCATTACAATCTGACATCGGTTACTTCGGAGCCTCTGCCGTAGCTGCGGTATTTTTCCTGTTAGTCTTCTTTGCTGCCATTACCTCACTCGTTTCTATCATTGAAGTACCGACTGCTGCGCTGATGGAAGAGAAAGACATCAGTCGTAAGAAAGCATTGGGCCTGCTGGCATTGACTACCGGTGGTTTGACAGTGTTGTGTACTATGTCTTTTGGTATGGTGGGGTGGCTGACTGATTTTGTTAATTATGGTGGGGCCAGTCAGAGTATGTTTGCACTGATCTCTGACGTATTCTACGAAACCATTTTGCCATTCAACGGTTTGCTGGTGTGTTTATTCGTTATGTATCGCTGGAAAAAACACAATCTGTCTGAAGAACTGGCACAGGGATCACCTAACTATAAGGGGAGTTTAATGGAAAAGTACGTGAACTTTTCTCTGTCCACCTTTATTCCGGTTATCCTGTTGCTGATTTTTGTCAACACAGTGACCACTAAGTTCTTCTCTTTCAGTCTGTTTGGTTTCTGA
- the trpA gene encoding tryptophan synthase subunit alpha — MSRYNDMFVQLKDKQQGAFVPFVTIGDPDKETSLAIIKSLIEGGADALELGIPFSDPIADGPVIQAANIRALEQNINTEDCFEVISAIRAQYPHIPIGLLLYSNLIFARGLESFYQQAKAAGVDSVLVADVPLHESKLFRRAAVNAGIEPIFIATPNASDDTLRECASYGRGYTYLLSRAGVTGTESQVQMPTDEIITKLTEYHAAPALLGFGISTPEQVKAALDSGAAGAISGSAVVKIIEQHLDDKPTMYQALSTFVRDMKAATQR; from the coding sequence ATGAGCCGTTATAATGACATGTTTGTGCAGCTAAAAGACAAACAGCAAGGTGCCTTTGTGCCGTTTGTGACTATTGGCGACCCCGACAAGGAAACCAGCCTGGCAATCATCAAAAGTCTGATTGAAGGCGGCGCAGACGCTTTGGAATTAGGGATCCCATTTTCTGATCCTATTGCCGATGGCCCAGTGATCCAGGCCGCGAACATCCGTGCACTGGAGCAAAACATCAACACAGAGGATTGTTTTGAGGTGATCAGTGCCATCAGAGCGCAATATCCTCATATTCCAATCGGATTGTTACTCTACTCAAACCTGATTTTTGCACGAGGGCTGGAGAGCTTTTACCAGCAAGCCAAAGCTGCGGGTGTCGATTCAGTGCTGGTTGCTGATGTGCCACTGCATGAATCCAAACTGTTCCGCAGAGCTGCTGTAAATGCCGGTATTGAACCGATTTTCATTGCAACACCTAATGCCAGTGACGATACACTGCGTGAGTGCGCCAGTTATGGCAGAGGCTATACCTACTTGCTCTCTCGTGCTGGGGTTACAGGTACAGAAAGTCAGGTACAGATGCCCACAGATGAGATTATTACTAAGCTTACTGAATACCACGCAGCGCCGGCTCTGCTTGGTTTTGGGATCTCTACCCCGGAGCAGGTCAAAGCCGCGTTGGACTCTGGTGCCGCAGGTGCCATCTCAGGTTCAGCCGTGGTCAAAATCATTGAGCAGCACCTGGATGATAAACCAACCATGTATCAGGCGCTAAGTACGTTTGTGCGCGACATGAAAGCCGCGACCCAGCGTTAA
- a CDS encoding DUF349 domain-containing protein, which translates to MPEQVTQAAKLVLAKLNALRDKPDYQLVASQADALTAQWQALEVQWLSEEVQQANQEKFESISAKLNKHRETLQHAFEQAQQQAEQAEAKAKAINAFETGFVALEQALSDTVSALDLTAQSSLQAQLNQLKNDIEASAYHAEPALKALLDKVHDSARQLESLPELVSAKEQFDKALNALKDVAPSEELAQLDTVLAAQKQAYQHAQSQLRQLPAALKKQASEQLKEISTQFNQTMKPLVDVQEKHLKEARKKARDVQRLLDQGRFNVAFGVFNGFIESYEQLSEGFKQQLAKQFTTLSEALQELKDWQKYASQPKRTELLQQLDEMLTEQEVDPKARAAQVKLLRVRWNELGRVESDEEKAQAAQFDEKIELLFAPCRAYFAEQDELRKKVIEQREELVGQMAALIPVMQQPEADWRQVESVFNRVNKQWRGAGSLDAATYQALNKRYRDAYTQVNEQLKARHQANAQLKQKLVAEAQEQLELEDVGQACDTLKALQKRWQEIGFAGTKQEHTLWQEFRKHNDAVFSKRQEQKNAEREQAQAQEAQQRQLLAELDSQMIDAKTQSELLSVKEAVHSTEVLASLRKTKQQLLEQTEAKLNELFSAQSREKFNELVEAIRAGDTPPCSWLSGNDSGLSAEQLLLRLEVMTNNDSPANLQQARMAEQVALLEAKLQGGAQSLEYYLNCYLSQVVNDTHDVERERLIKVLTA; encoded by the coding sequence ATGCCAGAGCAGGTGACTCAGGCGGCTAAGCTGGTTTTGGCCAAACTTAATGCACTACGTGACAAACCGGATTATCAACTGGTTGCCAGTCAGGCCGATGCATTGACAGCTCAATGGCAGGCGCTTGAAGTCCAGTGGCTGAGCGAAGAAGTGCAACAGGCTAACCAGGAAAAGTTTGAATCTATTTCGGCAAAGCTAAATAAACATCGTGAGACCTTACAGCATGCGTTCGAACAGGCTCAGCAACAAGCTGAACAGGCCGAGGCGAAAGCGAAAGCAATAAATGCGTTTGAAACCGGATTTGTAGCGCTTGAGCAGGCCCTTTCTGATACTGTCTCAGCCCTGGACTTAACCGCTCAAAGCTCGCTGCAAGCACAGCTTAATCAACTGAAAAATGACATCGAAGCGTCCGCTTACCATGCGGAGCCTGCATTAAAAGCACTGCTTGATAAGGTACACGATAGTGCCAGACAGCTGGAGAGTTTACCTGAGCTTGTGAGCGCAAAAGAGCAGTTCGACAAGGCTCTGAATGCACTTAAAGATGTAGCGCCAAGCGAAGAACTGGCACAGCTTGATACTGTGTTAGCAGCTCAAAAACAGGCTTATCAGCATGCTCAATCACAGCTTCGCCAGTTACCCGCGGCTTTGAAAAAACAAGCTTCAGAGCAACTTAAAGAAATCAGCACTCAATTTAACCAGACGATGAAACCTCTGGTTGATGTGCAGGAAAAGCACCTCAAAGAAGCGCGCAAAAAAGCACGAGATGTACAACGATTGCTTGACCAGGGTCGTTTTAATGTTGCGTTTGGCGTGTTTAATGGCTTTATAGAAAGCTATGAGCAGTTGAGTGAAGGGTTTAAACAGCAACTTGCAAAACAGTTCACAACCTTGAGCGAGGCGCTGCAGGAACTTAAAGACTGGCAAAAATATGCATCACAACCTAAGCGCACCGAGTTATTGCAACAGCTTGACGAGATGCTGACCGAGCAGGAAGTCGATCCTAAAGCCCGCGCAGCACAGGTTAAATTGCTACGAGTGCGCTGGAACGAACTGGGACGTGTTGAAAGCGATGAAGAAAAAGCACAGGCTGCACAATTTGATGAGAAAATTGAGTTGTTGTTCGCTCCGTGTCGCGCTTATTTTGCTGAGCAAGACGAACTACGCAAAAAGGTGATAGAACAGCGTGAAGAACTCGTCGGACAAATGGCTGCGCTTATTCCTGTGATGCAACAACCTGAAGCAGACTGGCGTCAGGTCGAAAGTGTGTTTAACCGGGTCAACAAGCAATGGCGTGGAGCAGGCAGTCTGGATGCGGCAACCTACCAGGCACTTAATAAGCGTTATCGTGATGCTTATACTCAGGTCAATGAGCAATTAAAAGCCCGTCATCAGGCAAATGCACAACTGAAGCAAAAGTTGGTAGCAGAGGCACAAGAACAGCTGGAGCTTGAAGATGTTGGCCAGGCCTGCGATACGTTGAAAGCTCTGCAAAAGCGCTGGCAAGAAATTGGCTTTGCCGGCACTAAGCAGGAACACACATTGTGGCAGGAATTCAGAAAGCACAACGATGCGGTATTTAGCAAGCGCCAGGAGCAGAAAAACGCCGAACGCGAACAGGCTCAGGCGCAGGAAGCACAGCAGCGCCAGTTACTGGCTGAATTAGATAGCCAAATGATCGATGCTAAAACTCAGTCAGAGCTATTGTCAGTCAAAGAAGCCGTGCACAGCACTGAGGTGCTTGCATCGCTGAGAAAAACCAAACAACAGTTGCTAGAACAGACAGAGGCAAAGTTGAATGAACTTTTCTCAGCGCAGAGCCGTGAAAAATTCAACGAACTGGTTGAGGCTATTCGTGCCGGTGATACTCCGCCTTGCAGCTGGCTGAGTGGTAATGATTCAGGGTTATCTGCCGAGCAGTTATTACTGCGACTTGAAGTGATGACGAACAACGACTCGCCTGCTAATTTGCAACAAGCGAGGATGGCAGAGCAGGTAGCACTACTGGAAGCCAAGTTACAGGGCGGCGCCCAGTCACTGGAATATTACCTGAATTGTTACCTGTCACAGGTTGTGAATGATACTCATGATGTTGAACGGGAAAGGCTAATTAAGGTCCTGACAGCATAA
- a CDS encoding TIGR01777 family oxidoreductase, translating into MNVLITGATGLIGSELCKFLVNKHKIIVLTRNVSGARRKLDSKIEPIDSLDQVNFNELDVVINLAGEPIAEKRWTDKQKARIVDSRVRLTRELSARIRDCETPPHTFISGSAIGYYGRQPATVKVGEDFDEPYQEFSHQLCKEWEEQAHHAESENTRVCIVRTGIVLSKQGGALKKMLPAFKFGMGGPMASGTQMMSWIHIDDMVQLILFLLKHQELSGVFNATAPAPVSNKEFAERLALTLRRPAMFTMPEFVLKAMFGEMSELLIYGQRVLPRRALKANYRFRYPTLEEALQQLLH; encoded by the coding sequence ATGAATGTATTAATTACCGGTGCCACCGGTCTGATAGGATCAGAACTTTGCAAGTTCCTAGTCAACAAACACAAAATAATCGTCTTAACACGCAATGTCTCTGGGGCCAGGCGCAAGCTGGACAGCAAGATTGAACCCATTGATAGCCTAGATCAGGTTAATTTTAATGAGCTGGATGTCGTGATAAACCTGGCGGGAGAACCAATAGCAGAGAAACGCTGGACGGACAAACAAAAAGCCAGAATTGTTGACAGTCGAGTTCGATTAACGCGTGAACTCAGTGCTCGGATCCGGGACTGCGAAACCCCACCACACACCTTTATATCAGGTAGTGCCATAGGTTATTACGGCAGACAGCCCGCAACTGTCAAAGTAGGTGAAGATTTCGACGAGCCCTATCAGGAGTTTAGTCATCAGCTGTGTAAGGAGTGGGAAGAGCAGGCTCATCATGCTGAAAGTGAAAATACACGCGTCTGTATTGTCAGAACAGGCATAGTATTGTCAAAACAGGGTGGCGCTCTAAAGAAAATGTTGCCTGCATTTAAATTCGGAATGGGTGGTCCAATGGCCAGTGGAACACAGATGATGTCCTGGATCCACATCGATGACATGGTGCAGTTAATCTTATTCTTGCTCAAGCATCAGGAACTGTCCGGTGTATTTAATGCCACTGCACCTGCACCTGTATCGAACAAAGAGTTTGCTGAACGCCTGGCGCTGACACTGAGGCGACCTGCCATGTTTACAATGCCCGAATTCGTGCTTAAGGCCATGTTTGGGGAAATGTCTGAGCTACTTATTTACGGCCAGCGCGTGCTGCCACGACGCGCACTCAAGGCTAACTATCGTTTTCGCTATCCAACCCTTGAAGAAGCGTTACAACAACTTTTACATTAA
- a CDS encoding AI-2E family transporter: MSSLSGITKSLVVIASLFIVLAGIKLANEIVVPFVLAAFIAIICNPLLKFFANYRIPKGLAIVLIIMLVMLMGMSLTGLVGQSLNDFSSQLPQYREALRSKFIWFVDMAAQYNILVDKQQLIALFDPGKMIDVATNMLTGFGGVMANIFLILLTVVFMLFEAPMISTKVHLALDDPDMKMKQIDRFLDSINSYLAIKTLVSLATGVLAAGFLWVLDIDYFILWGVFAFLLNYIPNIGSIIAAVPPVLLALVTHSPMISAIVAAGYISINTIMGNIIEPRFMGRGLGLSTLVVFLSLIFWGWLLGTVGMLLSVPLTMVVKIALENSEDGRWLATMLGGEEQHNAR, from the coding sequence GTGTCTTCATTGTCTGGGATCACTAAAAGCTTAGTCGTTATTGCGTCATTGTTCATTGTTTTAGCCGGAATAAAACTGGCCAACGAAATTGTCGTCCCTTTTGTTTTGGCAGCCTTTATTGCCATTATTTGCAATCCGCTTTTGAAGTTTTTCGCAAATTACCGGATCCCTAAGGGGCTGGCAATCGTGCTGATTATTATGCTGGTCATGCTGATGGGCATGAGTCTGACAGGCCTGGTTGGCCAGTCGCTCAATGATTTTTCCAGCCAGCTGCCGCAATATCGTGAAGCGCTGAGAAGTAAATTTATCTGGTTTGTCGATATGGCGGCTCAGTACAATATCTTAGTGGATAAGCAACAACTTATTGCGCTGTTCGACCCGGGCAAAATGATAGATGTAGCGACCAATATGCTAACTGGCTTTGGCGGCGTCATGGCAAATATTTTCCTGATCCTCCTGACGGTAGTATTTATGCTCTTTGAAGCACCGATGATCAGCACTAAAGTTCACCTGGCGCTGGATGATCCGGACATGAAAATGAAGCAAATTGACCGGTTTCTGGATTCCATTAACAGCTATCTGGCAATTAAGACCTTGGTATCACTGGCAACGGGTGTGCTTGCTGCGGGTTTTTTGTGGGTGCTTGATATTGATTACTTTATCTTATGGGGTGTCTTTGCATTTTTGCTTAATTACATTCCCAATATCGGTTCAATTATCGCCGCGGTCCCTCCGGTATTGTTAGCACTTGTTACTCACAGTCCTATGATTAGTGCCATCGTTGCTGCCGGCTATATCAGTATTAACACCATTATGGGTAATATTATCGAGCCTCGTTTTATGGGCAGAGGGCTGGGGCTCAGCACTTTGGTTGTGTTCCTGTCTTTGATTTTCTGGGGATGGCTACTTGGTACGGTAGGCATGTTACTGTCTGTGCCACTTACCATGGTTGTTAAAATTGCGCTGGAGAACAGTGAGGACGGTCGCTGGCTGGCGACTATGTTAGGTGGTGAAGAGCAACATAATGCCAGATAG
- the trpB gene encoding tryptophan synthase subunit beta: MINTGYYGDFGGMFVPELLVPALKQLEQEFNKAQNDPAFQQEFYQLLNEFAGRPTPLTLTRNLVKNPKVKLYLKREDLLHGGAHKTNQVLGQALLTKRMGKSEVIAETGAGQHGVATALACALLGLKCRVYMGAKDVERQQPNVFRMRLMGAEVIPVTAGSGTLKDAVNEAMRDWSANYKTAHYLLGTAAGPHPFPTLVREFQKMIGEEAKQQVLEAEGKLPDVVMACVGGGSNAIGMFADFIDEADVKLIGVEPAGKGLDTEEHGAALCKGTKGILHGAYTYIMQNPDGQIEESYSVSAGLDYPAVGPQHAYLHETGRAQYVAVTDDEALAAFQSLAKHEGIIPALESSHALAYALKYAEAQEQDTVIVVNLSGRGDKDLAHVHQVLEARGEL; this comes from the coding sequence ATGATTAATACAGGCTATTACGGCGACTTTGGCGGCATGTTTGTCCCAGAATTGCTGGTTCCTGCGCTCAAACAACTTGAGCAGGAATTTAACAAAGCACAAAACGATCCGGCTTTTCAGCAAGAGTTCTATCAGCTGCTGAATGAATTTGCAGGTCGTCCGACTCCACTCACGCTGACCAGAAACCTGGTTAAAAACCCGAAAGTGAAACTTTACCTCAAGCGTGAAGATCTATTGCATGGTGGTGCCCACAAAACTAACCAGGTACTCGGTCAGGCGCTGCTCACCAAACGTATGGGTAAGTCGGAAGTTATCGCAGAAACCGGCGCCGGACAACATGGTGTTGCAACAGCACTGGCCTGTGCGCTGCTGGGACTGAAATGTCGCGTTTACATGGGCGCAAAAGACGTTGAACGTCAGCAACCGAATGTATTCCGTATGCGCCTGATGGGTGCCGAAGTCATTCCGGTTACTGCGGGGTCCGGTACGCTTAAAGATGCTGTAAATGAAGCGATGCGTGACTGGTCTGCCAATTATAAAACGGCCCACTACCTGCTCGGTACGGCAGCAGGTCCCCACCCTTTCCCAACGCTGGTGCGTGAGTTCCAGAAAATGATTGGTGAAGAAGCCAAGCAACAGGTCCTTGAGGCAGAAGGTAAACTGCCGGATGTAGTAATGGCCTGTGTGGGCGGGGGCTCAAATGCCATTGGTATGTTCGCCGACTTTATTGACGAGGCAGATGTTAAATTGATTGGTGTCGAACCTGCAGGTAAGGGTCTGGATACCGAAGAGCATGGTGCTGCACTGTGTAAAGGCACCAAAGGCATTTTGCATGGTGCTTACACCTACATTATGCAAAATCCGGATGGTCAGATTGAGGAGTCTTACTCTGTATCGGCAGGTCTGGACTACCCAGCGGTGGGTCCTCAACATGCCTACCTGCATGAAACCGGCCGCGCGCAATACGTTGCCGTTACCGATGATGAGGCGCTGGCTGCCTTCCAGTCATTGGCTAAACACGAAGGGATTATTCCGGCACTGGAGTCAAGCCATGCTCTGGCTTATGCCCTGAAATATGCAGAAGCACAGGAGCAGGACACTGTGATTGTGGTGAATCTAAGTGGCCGGGGCGACAAAGACTTAGCCCATGTCCATCAGGTATTAGAAGCGCGAGGTGAGCTATGA
- a CDS encoding YciI family protein encodes MLYMIYSTDVENSLQKRLAARPAHLARLDELAQQQRLFAAGPLPAIDSPDPGEAGFTGSLVIAEFESLAQAKAWAAEDPYIAAGVYANSVVKPYKKVLP; translated from the coding sequence ATGCTTTACATGATCTACTCAACTGACGTTGAGAACTCTTTACAGAAGCGTCTGGCTGCGCGCCCTGCGCACTTGGCAAGACTGGACGAGCTTGCACAGCAACAGCGTTTATTCGCCGCAGGCCCTTTGCCTGCCATCGACAGCCCAGATCCAGGTGAAGCCGGGTTTACCGGATCACTGGTCATCGCCGAGTTTGAGTCTCTGGCACAAGCCAAAGCCTGGGCAGCAGAAGACCCTTACATCGCAGCTGGCGTCTATGCTAACAGCGTGGTTAAGCCATACAAGAAAGTACTGCCTTAA
- a CDS encoding response regulator transcription factor: MRILVIEDDIQLAENLRTALEKEKYSVDLCHDGENGLFHLTEYPLDLAVVDLGLPKLDGIELIRQARAKDIKLPILILTARDRWQEKVEGLDAGADDYLTKPFHTEELIARCNALIRRSAGQANPEICIGPVKIHTRSQQVWVEDRELTLTAYEYKVLEYLMVNPHKVISKSELTEHIYDQDFDLDSNVIEVFVLRLRKKLDPDGTLNPVETLRGRGYRFKNQW, from the coding sequence ATGCGAATTCTTGTAATAGAAGATGATATACAACTGGCTGAGAACCTGCGTACCGCGCTGGAGAAAGAAAAATACAGTGTGGACCTATGCCACGACGGAGAAAACGGTCTTTTTCACTTAACTGAATATCCGCTTGATCTGGCAGTGGTTGATTTGGGTTTACCTAAGCTCGATGGCATTGAACTCATTCGACAGGCACGAGCAAAAGACATTAAGTTACCCATTTTAATTTTAACCGCTCGGGATCGCTGGCAGGAAAAAGTCGAGGGGCTGGATGCCGGCGCTGATGACTATCTTACTAAGCCGTTCCATACAGAGGAATTGATAGCTCGCTGTAACGCCTTGATCCGCAGAAGTGCCGGACAAGCTAACCCTGAGATTTGCATTGGCCCCGTCAAGATCCACACTCGCTCTCAGCAAGTTTGGGTAGAAGACCGCGAGCTCACCCTGACAGCGTATGAGTATAAGGTGCTTGAGTACCTTATGGTCAACCCTCACAAGGTTATCTCTAAATCTGAACTGACTGAACATATTTACGATCAGGATTTTGATCTGGACTCGAATGTGATCGAGGTCTTCGTACTCAGGCTCCGAAAGAAACTGGACCCGGACGGCACACTGAACCCAGTTGAAACCCTCAGAGGGCGAGGCTATAGGTTTAAAAACCAGTGGTAA